The genomic segment GAGGTCCAGCGACCGGGGGTAGACCTGGCCGACACTGACCAGCACCTCGCGGAAGCCCAGTTCGTCGGCGATCTCGACCTCGAGGTCCTCGAGCTTCTCCTCGTCTCCGCCGAGCAGGTCCAGCTGGTCCTGTTGGGTCCCGACGGGTCCTTTGAGGCCACGCAGCGGGTAGCGGGCCAGCAGGTCCTCGGTCCGCCGCAGCGCCGTGAGCAGTTCCTGTCCGACGTTCGCGAAGCGCTTCCCGACGGTGGTGACCTGGGCGGGGACGTTGTGTGTGCGGGCCGTCAGCGGCTGCGTCTGGTGGGTGGCAGCCAGCTGCGCGAGCCGCGCGAGGGCAGCGATCGCGCGGTCGCGCATCAACGTCAGCGACCGGACGATCTGGAGCTGCTCGACGTTCTCGGTCACGTCGCGGGAGGTCATGCCCTTGTGGATGTGCTCGGTCCCGGCCAGCGCACAGAACTCCTCGATGCGGGCCTTGACGTCGTGACGCAGCCGCCGTTCGCGTTCGGCGATCGACTGCACGTCGACGTGTTCGACGACCGTCTCGTAGGCGTCGACGACCCCGTCGGGGACGTTGACGCCGAGACGCTGCTGGGCGCGGAGCACCGCGACCCACAGCCGCCGTTCAGTGACCACCTTGGCTCGTGGCGACCAGATCGCACGCATCTCCGCGGAGGCGTACCGCTCTGCGAGCACGTTGGGGATCGGGTCGGTCACCGGACCTCCGTCGGCGTCATCCCAGCGTCTGCCCCTCCTCGAGGCGGAAGCCCACGTCGAGGACGACCTGGAAGTGCTGGGGTTGGCCGTCCTTGATCCAACCGCGGACCTCTTTCACCTCGAACCAGTCGAGGTTGCGCATCGATTGCGCTGCCCGGCGGATCGCGGTCCGGATCGCATCGTCGATGCCGTCCTCGCTTGACCCGACCAGTTCAATCTTCTTGTACACGTTGCCCACTCGTGGCCCTCCTCGTCGCCCCTGGGACCGTAGCCGGTGGGGGGTCACGACCTGACCTCCACGCGGTTCTCCAGCGCCCCGATCCCGTCGATCTCGACCCGGACCTTCTGGCCCGGCTGCAGCGGTCCCACCCCCGCCGGCGTCCCGGTCAGGATCACGTCGCCGGGCAGGAGCGTCATCGCCTGCGACGCGTACGACACCAAACTGGGTGCGTCGAACGTCATGGCCGCGGTGCTGGCCTCCTGCTTGAGTTCTCCGTCCAGGTAGGTTCGCACCCGGGCGTTGAACGGGTCGAGGTCGGTGCTGATCGCCGGGCCCAACGGGCAGAACGTGTCGAAGCCCTTCGCGCGCGCCCACTGCTGGTCGCGGCGCTGCAGGTCTCGCGCCGTGACGTCGTTCGCGCAGGTGAAGCCGTAGATCGCCTCCCGCGCCTGCTCGGGTGTCACTTGCGACACCAGCCGGCCGACCACGACCGCGAGCTCTCCCTCGTAGTGGACGTCGCTGGTCACATCCGTCGGGTAACGGATCACGTCGTAGGGGCCGATCACGGCGGTCGAGGGCTTCAGGAACAACAGCGGCTCCGCCGGCACCCCGCCGCCCATCTCCGAGGCGTGGTCGACGTAGTTGCGACCCACACCCACGACCTTGCTGGGAAGGACGGGGGCGAGCAGCCGGACCGAGTCCAGCGGGACGGCCCGGCCGGTCCGCCGGTGCAACGTGAACGGGTGCGGCTCGATCACCGCGACGCGGTCGTCGTCGACGATCCCGTACTGGGGGGTCGGTGATCGCGGTTCGGAGAAACGGACGATCAGGGTCACATGCGTCTCACGACCGCGCCTGTGGATACCGTCGGAGGCGACGCAAGGTGGCGTGCCCGTCACGCACTGCTGTACGAACGGACATCACCGGCCACGGCACGTGCCGCGCCCTCCTTGGTAAGCCACCCCCGACGGCGGGGGCCCGACCGAACGGAGACCCGACCATGACAGCGTTGCTGGCGATCCTCGGCATCATCCTGGTCGTATTCGGCGTCGCCCGGCTGATCCAGGGCGCCTTGCTGTGGGGGATCGTGCTGATCATCATCGGGTTGATCATCGCCCCGGGCGGCCTGTACTTCGGCTGAGTCGCGATCCGGCTACCCCCGCAGGATCGCGTAGACGTAGGCGTCGGCCAGAGCCAGCCACGACGCCTCGACGATGTTGCCGTGCACGCCGACCGTGTCCCAGGTCTCCTCGCCGTCGGTGGTGGTGACCAGCACCCGGGTGACCGCGTCGGTCCCATGCGCCCCGGCCGACGACCGTCCCCCTGACTGTTCGATGATGCGCACCTTGTAGTCGGACAGGTGGACCCGGTCGAGTGCGGCCCACGTGCCGTTCGCGGCGTTGCGGAACGCGTGGTCGAGCGCGTCGACCGGGCCGTTGCCCTCTCCCGCACCGAGCCGACGTTCACCGGCCACCCGCACCGCCACCATCGCCTCGGCGGTCGGTCCGGCCGCGTCGCCGCGCCCACCTCCGACGGTGACACGGAAGTGCTCGAGTTCGAACGGCTCTTGCAGGTCACCGACGATCCGACGGAGCAGCAGCGCGAAGGATGCGTCGGC from the Actinomycetota bacterium genome contains:
- a CDS encoding dodecin family protein: MGNVYKKIELVGSSEDGIDDAIRTAIRRAAQSMRNLDWFEVKEVRGWIKDGQPQHFQVVLDVGFRLEEGQTLG
- a CDS encoding fumarylacetoacetate hydrolase family protein, producing MVRFSEPRSPTPQYGIVDDDRVAVIEPHPFTLHRRTGRAVPLDSVRLLAPVLPSKVVGVGRNYVDHASEMGGGVPAEPLLFLKPSTAVIGPYDVIRYPTDVTSDVHYEGELAVVVGRLVSQVTPEQAREAIYGFTCANDVTARDLQRRDQQWARAKGFDTFCPLGPAISTDLDPFNARVRTYLDGELKQEASTAAMTFDAPSLVSYASQAMTLLPGDVILTGTPAGVGPLQPGQKVRVEIDGIGALENRVEVRS
- the purB gene encoding adenylosuccinate lyase — its product is MTDPIPNVLAERYASAEMRAIWSPRAKVVTERRLWVAVLRAQQRLGVNVPDGVVDAYETVVEHVDVQSIAERERRLRHDVKARIEEFCALAGTEHIHKGMTSRDVTENVEQLQIVRSLTLMRDRAIAALARLAQLAATHQTQPLTARTHNVPAQVTTVGKRFANVGQELLTALRRTEDLLARYPLRGLKGPVGTQQDQLDLLGGDEEKLEDLEVEIADELGFREVLVSVGQVYPRSLDLDVVAAVVQLSAAPSSLATTLRLMAGHGLVTEGFGDEQVGSSAMPHKINARSCERINGFARILRGYLTMVAGLAGEQWNEGDVSDSVVRRVALPDAFLAVDGLFETFLTVLDELHVFDAAIDRELQRELPFLATTKVLLAAVGKGIGREAAHAAIRAHAVAAARAVRDGGDNDLLARLAADERLPVGEDELSALVEQPIDLAGAAPRQVAVFCAAAEAIVKEHPDAAGYEPEPIL